The following is a genomic window from Spirosoma foliorum.
CGTTTAAAGTCATACCTGCTTTACACGCTGCGAAAGGGAAAAAAGTCGGCCAACAGAGTCAGCCGACTTTCCGTTTCTATCCACACCATTCAGGATCAGAAGTGATAGACTGCCAACCTTGAAGTCATCCTTGTATAAGGATTGGCGACAAATATAGCTTTAAAAATAATTTAGGCGGATTGTTTTTCAGCCGCACGTCATGGGTGCGCCGTGCTTCTGCACTGGCACTGGTGTTATAGCTTTTGTGGATCAGTTGCACAGAGCGGCTATGGCCGCGTGCAATTAGATGACACGCTCTGCCTACTTTTCTGTCCAGTATTCATCGAGATCGTTGACCCCGCCATACGAATACCCGATTGTGACGATACAAAGTCTCTCCCTCAAATCGTTACAATTAACTGCGTTACGTGATGGACCTCATCGTCATAGGGCTGCCAAGCCTCTCGCTTCCGGATCGTCTGCGCAGCTTTGACTGACAACTTCTCCTACTTTAAATCACTGCTCAATTATAATTGACAAGCTCCCTAGCGATTGTCCAGGCGGACCAGAAAACCAAACGATTCTTCGACTATACTTCCATTCATGGCCTGTAGAGGCCGTTATGATCTATCTCGTCTTTGCAATACTTGACGGAAACCATTGGGTTTCAAGGCAAACTGCTTTTCTTTTTTGAGGCAATACTTTTTCAATACGTGTAAAAACCCGTTTCAAATACGGGGAAAATCCCGTTGTAGAGCGCGTTTCTTTTTCCGTTTTTGCGGGTTGTTTCCACCCACCTTAACCTCCTCGTTGATGAATCCCGCCCAACCCCAAATGGTAGACGCACCAAAACCAGCCACAAACGGGTTTGGTGTGACCTCAGATGAAATCAATCAGCTTTTCAATATCACCCCAAGCCCTTCGCTACAGAATAGAATTATTCTGTTTCTGGTCGGTCTCTTCCTAACCCCTATCACGTTGGCAGGAGCCTTATTCGGCTATACGCAAGCCTACCTGCGCTTTATGAAGCCGTTGGCGGAATACCCCCTGCTCTATCCCCTGCGGCCCATCGTTAAGTTTGCGATGGTTGTCTGGGCGATACTGGGTTGGTTCGTCTTGTTTGGGCTTTTGTTCGTTCTCTGGTTCGTCGCATCACTGATGGGGATGCAGGGCTATGCGTTTCTTGTTTTCATGAGCTTCAATCTGTTTTTTTCACTCGTCGTATTTTTTATTTTCCGGCGCTGGCAGATTGGTGTTAACAACGAGCTGATCGAAGGCAACCGGTTTGGTACGGCGCGGTTTGCCAGACCCGACGAACTGAATCCGTACCGGCAAGGCCCAGGCATTTATATCGGAGGTGGATTTGTCTTCAAAGATAAAGGGCACATTCTAACAGTTGCCGGTACACGGGGTGGCAAAGGCACGAATTTAATTATTCCGAACTTGCTCGGTCTTGGTGGCTATACCGGATCCTGGGTCGTCATTGACCCGAAAGGTGAGAATGCCGCAATCACAGCGCGGTATCAACGCGAGAGCGGACGACAGGTTGTTATTCTTAATCCGTGGGGTCTGCTGGAAGACCATATCGGCGAAGCGGAATCGTATAATCCATTAGACATACTGGCCGATACCAGCAGCATTCACTTAGTTGATGATGCGCACATGATCGCAGAAATGCTCGTCCCAGTCGAGCGCGACGATAAGAACCGCTTCTTCACCGATACAGCGCGTTCAGTCGTTACTGGTCTCATCATGCAAATTGCCACCACGCAGGAAGGCGATGATCGAACCCTTACTACGCTGTGGCGATGGGCACGATTGGCAGGTGATGATTGGGATGAATTGATCGCCCGTATGCGGCTCAATAATGATCCAGTCAACGGAGAAATCATCCGCAATGCCGGCAATGAAATCGTCAAATTGATGGAAGCTGGTGAAGAGACATTTGGTAGTATTCTCTCTTCTGTCTTACAGGCAACAGATTTTCTCAAAAGTCCATCACTGCAAAAGGCATTACGCTCTGGCTATGATCCAGCCACCTTATCGGAAGGCGATACAGCACTCTATATCATCATCCCCGCCGACAAATTACAAAGTCATGCACGGTGGCTGCGGCTCATGGCCACAACGACATTACGGGCCGTTGTCAGAAACCCGAATAAGCGTGTAACTTTTTTACTCGATGAATTTGCAGCTTTGGGCTACTTACCTGAAATTGAGACCGCATTAAGCACCTATGCCGGATTTGAAATCACTATTTGGCCGATCTTGCAATCACTCATTCAGCTACAGGGTTTATATGGTGAGAATTGGGAAACATTCACGGCAAACACCGCTATTCGGCAGTTCTTTACCATCAACGACAATTTTACCGCAAACTATGTGAGTGCGGCTATTGGTCAAACCTCACATGTGATTACAACACGTAACTGGTTTGGTGTTCAAGATGCTAATGCCAATCAAAGGCCGCTTGTAACACCGGATGAAGTACGGCGTGGTTCGGCTGAAAATATTTTTGCTTTTCTGGGTGGTAACCCACCGACAACGTTCTCCAAAAGGGCTTATTATAAAATACCTGAAATACTGAATAGAGCAGATGATAATCCATATTATTAGAAGTCAATGATTTTTCAAAAGCAATGTGAACTTTTTAGGATTTATATATGATATATAGCCGAAAGAGCTATATATCAAGAATTTGCAAGAAAATACATCTTAAATTTGCCAAGATGAAGAACGTATAGCAATTCCTATTTCAATTAAATACAACTTATAATAATGGCTTTAACAGCGTCTTCTAAACGGATGAAAAACGACTTAATGAACATAGTACAATTAAAGAGTATAATGTCTAAAAAAACATCAAATGATTTCTCTTGCCTGAGTAATTGCCTTTTACCAGAGATAAGCCAACCCTCATCTTTGATAAATATACTAGAATCTATAATGTGTGAGGAAAAGGAATTAGATCGAGTTGCCAAAAGTAGTTTTATACATAATTTAGGATTTATAAGAGTAAACATTATTGGATGGGATGTATCATCTTATATGCTCAAGCTGCATATATGGAATTTACCCAAAATCAACATTGATATAAAGAATGGCAATGAGTTTACAATCCATAATCACTTGTATGATTTTTCCTCAAGTATTATTACAGGATGTTTAAATTTTGATATATATTCCGAAAGCGACAATGGAATTTCAATGGAAAAATATATTAACCCGTTAAAGGAAGACGAATATATCTTTGAATATATTGGCACCAGAGCATTAAAGAAGCAATTGCAAGTTAATTTAAGTTCAGGAAGCCAATATTTACTCGATCATCAGACATTACATTTTGTATCAGCGCCACCAAATATATGCACATCAACTTTATGCCTACAAAGTCCAATATGCCAAAGAGAAACCTTAATTTATTCACAAAATAAATTAAGGGAAAGCTTACCGAAGTCGGTTAGATTTAATTCATCTAGCCTAAAAACAGTTATAAAAAATTACTTAAAAGTATTAGAATAAATGCGAAAAGATGAACTTATAATTCACATCAAAGAGGAAGTTGAACAAATATATAAATCAAGTGATGTAAGCCTCCCTTATCATGGATGGAAGCACATAATTTTTGTTTACACCAAAGCGAGAGATTTTGCTATAGAATTAAATGCAGATTTATTTTTCGTCTCAATTGCTGCGTTAACGCATGATATGAATTATTTGATTAACGTAAAATCAAAGCCTAGCGAAGGGCAACAAATGAGAAGAGCGTTATTCAAGAAATATAAAATAAAATCTACTGACATCAGTAGGATAGAGGAAATAATTTTTGAAGCAGATACAAGCTATCGTCACGAAAATATATCAAGCGATGCAAAAGCGCTTAGCGATGCCGATACTCTATTTAAATCTCTACCTATTACTCCTATTCTATTTGCCAAGCAATACTGTATAGAGCAAGATATAACTATTCATGATACTGCAATAAAAATCATTAAATATCAAATTCCACTAATGGAAAAGGGAATATATTTTTATAGTGATTCAGCAAAAAAATACATTAATTGGGCGCAAGCAAATTTATCACTTTGGCAGAATATACTTGATTATTACGGCAGCGAAGGGGAAGTATTTTCTCTATAAAAAATAAATCTTTATAAAATATATAATTTATGTTTGACTTAGGCAATTTGAAAACATCAACGGCAAGAAGGGTATTCTTGTTTGTATCTATATTAATTTTTATCATAGAAATAATTGCACTAGTGCTAACACATGAGCATTATAAAAATGTACCAGAGCCGTACTCCTCTATTGTAAAGGAAGTTCTAATTAATTTGGTAGCTGCTACCATTTCAGCTGTGATACTTCTATCTATATTAATTTATTTAATACCTATTGAAAGGCATGTAGGCAGTATAGAAGCCCTTGATTCGCGAGCGACAAAATCTCTTCATAATCAAACTCTGAAAACAACCCATTTTTGGCTCCACAATGGACATTTTGGACGATGGGTTCGTACGGAAGCTATGCCTTATTTAGCAACTTTATCAAAAGAAAACGGTATTACTACAGAGATAAAATTAATTATTTTAAATCCAACTGATAACGATGTTTGTACTTTATATATGAGGTATAGAAAGCAAATCTCCCATATAGATATTGAAATTGACAATGTAAGGGACGTTCAAGCAGAGCTTTTTGCAACCATACTAGTAGCACAACGTTATAATCAAGCCACTGATCATGATCTAGTCGTAAAAATTTATTTAAATTCTCAGTTTAACTTAGTAAGAGAAGATATTAATGAAAGTGTAGTATTTAGAACTCAAGTAGATCCAAAATGTTCGGCAGTAGTGTACTACAATAAAGATAGAGAACATGACGTATCTGAATTTTATTACAATGCAAAGAAAAACTTCAATTTTACAGCTAAGTTTTGCCAGCGCGTACCATTCGAGCCTCCCGTTCCAATGGGCGAATTAACTGTAGAAAATGTTAAAACATATTTAAATTCAATAAATCTTCTAAGTAACTGCGATAGTGATGATGATTTCATTAAAAAGGTCATTAAGAAAGCACATTCAACTTATAATCCTTACGAGTCTCAAAACTTCTTTGGTAAATCAAAAAGGAAAATAGATGATTTTGGATAGAACCATTGATTGAAGCTGTCAATTACGCCAATGAAAGGATATTAATTTCCTATGCGTTAAATTAAAAGCTCAGTTTATTGCTTTTTGAACTTTTAGTTGCACTATTATTTATTGTTTTTTTGTTAACTGTAATTGTGTCTTTATTAATTAAGTATTTTGAATTCTTTGTATTTACAATATGATCATCCAATAAATCAATCTTGTTTATTCCTCTATGTTCCAAATTCAAAATTGTGTTGAATAGAAAAGCAGTAGCAATAAAGCATGCACTCTTTAATAGTAAAAAATTTCTCTCAAATTGATTTCTTTTAAATATATCATTCATTGACATCTCCAGAACTTAATCTTAAATTATCTTGCCTAGAGGTTACGCAAATGTCAACATTTTATATAATATAAAAGATCTAATATTCATTAAGGCTAAATAGAATATTCTGTATACATAATGTGCACCTGAGCCATTTTGATTACTATTAAAAAACTCTTCTTATAGTTAACTATTGCACTGAATAGGGAAGATGTCTGACGGGTTTTCTTTAATAGTAACATACTTTAGACGTTGGTTGTTACCTATCACAGATGACCTGTATGGTAGTCTGTGTATTCTGACGCTATTATCAATCGGCTATTAATTTGACTATCAAAAATACCTTTACTGATGCACGAATTAGCCCATAAAGATTGTTAAAACCAGATAGAAACCCACGGGTGAACCCGTGGTTCTATGGCTTTGCCGCCTGATCTTTGCAGGATCAGGCCGTTACAGCTCCTGACGGAGCTGACCTTCATCCTGTTGTTGTCCTTGATGTTCAACATAGCGTTTCACAGTTGCTTCATCCACCCCACGCTGCTGACGAAGTAACCCGGCGACCAGACGATGTTTTCCTTCTAGTACACTTTGGACAGCCACGTAAATTTTTTCCGCAACCGCGACGACGATTGGCTTTTTAACTGTCCGATCACGTCTGCTATCGCATATTTAGGCGGCATCACCATCACCATATGGACGTGATCGGACTCAAACCCGATCGTCTCCAACTCCACGGCTGGCAAACTTCGCAGAAGCCCAGCAACAGTTTATGGAGATACACACGGATACCAGGCTTCAGGACCCGCCGCCGGTATTTACAAATCCAAACAACATGATATTGCAACCAATACGCACTGTGCCCTGATAACCGAACTTCCATGCAAACCAGCATACTGAGCGCGGGCTCATTATCCACGGCTTTAGTCTTTGTATTCTGCCTCCGGCCGCATAAAATACAGAGAAATACGGGAAATTTCCCGTATTTCTCTGTGCCTTTGATCTATATATTTGAATAATCTTAGCCGCATT
Proteins encoded in this region:
- a CDS encoding HD family phosphohydrolase produces the protein MRKDELIIHIKEEVEQIYKSSDVSLPYHGWKHIIFVYTKARDFAIELNADLFFVSIAALTHDMNYLINVKSKPSEGQQMRRALFKKYKIKSTDISRIEEIIFEADTSYRHENISSDAKALSDADTLFKSLPITPILFAKQYCIEQDITIHDTAIKIIKYQIPLMEKGIYFYSDSAKKYINWAQANLSLWQNILDYYGSEGEVFSL
- a CDS encoding type IV secretory system conjugative DNA transfer family protein codes for the protein MNPAQPQMVDAPKPATNGFGVTSDEINQLFNITPSPSLQNRIILFLVGLFLTPITLAGALFGYTQAYLRFMKPLAEYPLLYPLRPIVKFAMVVWAILGWFVLFGLLFVLWFVASLMGMQGYAFLVFMSFNLFFSLVVFFIFRRWQIGVNNELIEGNRFGTARFARPDELNPYRQGPGIYIGGGFVFKDKGHILTVAGTRGGKGTNLIIPNLLGLGGYTGSWVVIDPKGENAAITARYQRESGRQVVILNPWGLLEDHIGEAESYNPLDILADTSSIHLVDDAHMIAEMLVPVERDDKNRFFTDTARSVVTGLIMQIATTQEGDDRTLTTLWRWARLAGDDWDELIARMRLNNDPVNGEIIRNAGNEIVKLMEAGEETFGSILSSVLQATDFLKSPSLQKALRSGYDPATLSEGDTALYIIIPADKLQSHARWLRLMATTTLRAVVRNPNKRVTFLLDEFAALGYLPEIETALSTYAGFEITIWPILQSLIQLQGLYGENWETFTANTAIRQFFTINDNFTANYVSAAIGQTSHVITTRNWFGVQDANANQRPLVTPDEVRRGSAENIFAFLGGNPPTTFSKRAYYKIPEILNRADDNPYY
- a CDS encoding transposase, whose amino-acid sequence is MELETIGFESDHVHMVMVMPPKYAIADVIGQLKSQSSSRLRKKFTWLSKVY
- a CDS encoding transposase; amino-acid sequence: MLVCMEVRLSGHSAYWLQYHVVWICKYRRRVLKPGIRVYLHKLLLGFCEVCQPWSWRRSGLSPITSIW